One region of Candidatus Zixiibacteriota bacterium genomic DNA includes:
- a CDS encoding sulfurtransferase-like selenium metabolism protein YedF: MGKVIIINNERMGQGETELTTLLMGNFLRSLVSSEKKPEFLIFYASGVKLVSDGSIYLETLVSLENSGVEVLSCSTCLNYYGLTEKVKVGKK, translated from the coding sequence ATGGGAAAAGTCATAATCATAAACAATGAAAGAATGGGTCAGGGAGAGACTGAATTGACCACTCTTTTGATGGGGAATTTTTTGCGAAGTCTGGTCAGTTCGGAAAAGAAACCTGAATTTTTAATCTTCTATGCCTCCGGAGTAAAGCTGGTCTCTGATGGCTCGATCTATCTTGAAACACTCGTCTCCCTGGAAAATTCAGGGGTAGAGGTACTTTCCTGCTCCACCTGCCTGAATTATTACGGGCTTACGGAAAAAGTCAAGGTTGGAAAGAAAAG
- a CDS encoding transposase, protein MGKYAKKFQDNGLLFITNTIIDWNKIFHLSRYALIVMNSLKYCIEDEWFELYSYILMPNHLHLILKVLKNHTIEQISRDFNKYTAQQILLTLKDKNPEMLDLFWVGTKKQNYKVWQEDGDIKNVISPQFLLQKAEYIHNNPLRGDWRKFLKVERSEDYEYSSARFYVSGVEDKYVRLSDLRKLVV, encoded by the coding sequence ATGGGAAAGTACGCCAAGAAATTTCAAGACAACGGACTTCTGTTCATTACTAATACGATTATTGATTGGAACAAGATCTTCCACTTATCCAGGTATGCTTTGATAGTGATGAATAGCTTGAAATACTGTATTGAAGATGAATGGTTCGAATTATATTCTTATATCTTAATGCCCAATCATCTCCATCTCATTTTAAAAGTATTGAAAAATCACACCATAGAACAGATATCCAGAGATTTCAACAAATATACTGCCCAGCAGATTCTACTCACCCTTAAGGATAAAAATCCTGAGATGCTGGATTTGTTTTGGGTTGGGACCAAAAAACAAAATTACAAAGTCTGGCAAGAAGATGGAGACATAAAAAATGTTATTTCCCCACAATTTCTTCTTCAGAAGGCAGAATACATTCACAACAATCCATTGAGAGGGGATTGGAGAAAATTCTTAAAAGTGGAGAGATCCGAGGATTATGAATATTCCAGTGCCAGATTCTATGTAAGCGGGGTCGAAGACAAATATGTGAGACTGAGTGATCTGCGAAAACTGGTCGTTTGA